The genomic region atatacataaaatataacaaagtataagaaagataacttaataattaaatattatatgctATGTATAATCGTGATGACAAAACTAAAGGAATGCTAAAGGAATTGCCGTCTAATTCCATGTTCCTTATCCAACTTAATGTAAGCATAACACGATCATGTTTTTCTTACTAAACATAACAAgatcatgtttttatttttaaaaacacgatcacatttttattttttaaaaacattattgcttttttattttaaagaacatGACTGCGTCTTTAATTTAAAGAACCCATATGCGTTTTTCCTTGTACTTAAGCCTgggagccttatttccctcctttttacgtgttttcttcttccaatatggtttctcaacttcatcttcatcaggtttacatgttatcaagtgggtatttgtaaaattgccaccacaatttcacccatcttttgaactttctaaccatatattttttttagatttggacaacattaacatattaattcttaatttcttttaCTGCTGTCTCTAGAGTTCTTAGAGACATATATGTGTaccaattttttaataaatttttaaatacttGTACAAATTTGAAGCAAATTATatattgttctacacttcattatttacacttaatttttttttccgattattttggtgcaagttatgtgacgcACACTgtaaataggtacctaatttttaggatgcatCCACTTCTAGAAAtcttaaaaaaaatactcaacaaaaaatttaaaaaaaaacacacacaacttctagttctcactcttaactatgtttctaccaaagggtttttcaaaatactaaatgcaattataacttttttgatgtgcatgtcagatactatgttatgttttgctggAAAAACAAGAACACATATGTGTGCGTGAAAGATTAGACCCCCTTAatcttattaaattttgaaaaactttagtagttttgAAACTATATTCAAAGTACTACAACTTTTTTTCTTTGGGTATCTTTAAATTTTGAGTGGACGAGtttcaaattgctcctccaagtttagTTCTAGCTGGTTTCAGAAAAAATAGTGGCCACTTATACTCCTCCCCTTTTTGTCACTTTTTTGTTCACGattttggtgcacttaccctcatcCAATTTAACATACAATTCCATAAAAACCCTTCTTCATCCATTTATTCCATTTCCTCTATTTCCTCCTTTGTAAAAATACAATTTGTAATTGGATATTACTCCCACTTCACTTCCATAATCGATTTccacatcattttttttttgtattcttcCACTTCACTTATTGATGTTTAAACCATAAATCCCACAAACATGTAATTGAAGACCTTTTTTCTCaagttattttaaaaataaagaaaatatatatgTGGCTATGTGGAGGCCAATTTTTTTTTGATACTCATCATGCTTCACTTAACCAATAAATCACCACATCTTGTCCTCATGTTCAATTGCAAATTGTTAAATTTTACGAGAAGCGAGAATCAAACCATGATTTTATGTCattcatagatcacatgcaactccaagaaatagatgatcaaagatcaaaatagtcgAATGAAGAGATCTAAAATGAGGgtaaatagagacaaagaagagaattttgagGAAAGTCTCACTGAGCTATCATtggactagtgaaggtgagagtatagtgcttattatatagaaaaataatatatcatatacctccaagaggtgcattaactcccactccCCATAGAAAGTGAGAGTTTTTAACTACTTGGTAAATACCAAAACAtttggcataacctccttacatgaaaacaaaaaaggagttataaaggtggcacataaagccaaaatAGGGCGAGAaaaccaactaccccataacccacttaggaaatgacaagaTAGTGATTATGTGAGGTGGcataacaagccaaaagagggtgtgtaacttaaCTACCCATGAGTAGGTGGGAGTTACACATGTAGTTGAAGTATTACACCATGTGTCCcccatattaaccactcctaataacttaagcaagcttaaataatatgtgtagtaAACttaataccccctaacataaggaaaataaaaaacttaCACTAATACCCCCCTTAAgtatagcttaggtgggtgaaaagatgggtcccaacaaataaggccattttaggtacccatgaacaTAGATAtctcccccaaaagaagaagccccccataagataAATatcccccctaaatagagagagaaattcCCCCCCCCTCCCAAAGTAGAGAgaaaatgaaggactaagaaggcCATCCTGAAGTAGATACCTATCGCATCCCTAGCAAAgctcacaaatgaaggaacttgcttttaatgaagggtttggtgaagatgtttgtaGTCTGCTCTAATGTAGAATACTACTTAAGATTGATGATACCTTCTCTAATTAGCTTccaaatgtagtgcatatgtatctcaatgtgttttttCCTCTAgtgatgaactagatttcttgaCATTCATAtaacactttgattatcacaaaagatgactgTAGGATTTTTGACTAGAATACCTAACTTAGTGAAAATATTATGAAGTTAAATAGTCTTAGTGGTAGAATCAACTGCCCCTTGATACTCAACCTTtgttgatgaaagagaaattatAGACTGCTTCATGCTTGACCAACAAactagaccagaaccaagtgagaagcaatatccTAAAGTAGACTTGTAATCCTGAGAATTAACTACCCAATTTGAATctatatatcccaccaagtcaatatccattcTTGTTGTATATTGAATTCCATAATTATGAGTACCTTAAATGTAGTGGAGGATCTACTTAGCTACTTTCTAATGCAATTCATGTGGCTCATGCATGAATCAAGAGACCATTCCCACAACATATATGAAATGTTAGGTCTcctatgagtcaagtagatgagactcccaacaagttgtcagtataaagtgccatcaaccaagggtgaaagCAGTTAGCCTCAAGTTTTACCCTTGACAAAAATGGAGTCAATGTAGGCTTATAGTTACCCATgaaaaatctagagagcatatcaagtgcatacttggttgtccaaggaagatacatGAAGATGACCTAGTGATCTCAATCCCCAAGAGGTAATGAAAAAGACCCAAGTTTGACataaaaaatctatcatgtagactGGTTTTAACTACCTTGATGGTAGATGAATGACTCCATGCGATAAAAAAGTCATCAACATAGGAAAACAAAAATGTGAGTGTGTCATCTTGCTATAAAATGTATACGTTCAGATCATAATGGAATCAAGTGAAACCAATCGTTAGAAGGAAAGTCCATCTTGGCATATCAAGcttgaggagcctgtttgaggccatagagagactttcgaagtcaacACACAAGTGAGGGATCCTGAACAAATCCATGTGGCTACTTTATGTAGATTTCCTtctaaaggtcaccatgaagaaaggaaCTCTTCACATTgatttgatgaacttcccaatgatgggttgcagcTATAGCAAGGACGTCAAATGGAATTCATCCTAGAAACTAGTGCAAAAGTCTTAGAGTAGTAAATCTCAGAAAACCCAGGAGAATCCTTTTGCTACCAAgtaagccttatacttatcaactgacccatctactacaaattttgttcgatagatccacttgcatcgaacaagtttccttcccttaggaagagggactaaatcccacgtgtgattcctttccaaggaattgaactcttcttgcattacaACATCCCACTTAGGAACACCCAAAGCTTCTCAAAAAGATTGTGGATCAGAAGCTAAAGCAATGAAGAGATTTGGTTCTTggtgaaattgtgaccttgttcttcttaGATTTGATGGATCACCCGACCAATCACCTGTTGACTCAAATATTTGTCAAGCTCAAAGAGCCATTGAGGTttgagagtctgggggagaatcatcaacctttgaATTATGGCTATGAGAGGAATATGAACCCTCATCATTGTTGTTGCCATTAGAAGTGTAAGAAGAAgaatcctcatcaagattaggaggattaagattcTTTGCAGAAATATCACCATGAAGCAAAGTCTCCAATGTGATGGTGGATGGAcaagtggtatgagaagaattgGAAGAAATCTCCTCCAaacaaacactcctctcaatgaataactCATGAGAGGTTGGATGGAGAAAtttataccctttgacatcatttgGATACCCAAAAAATATGCAATGCTTTCTTTTCATATCCATAGCCTTACATTTCTTTTCttgaatgtgggcccatgcaagagagcCAAACACTTCAAAGTGCTTAACTGTGGGTTTGCAACCAGTCCAAGATTGGAACGAAGTTACCCCCTTCATCTAGCTTTTCTGAGGAACTCTATTCTGGATGTAACACACATAGttgatggcctctacccaatactCGGGTGCCatagacttggagtgaatcatacaattgacCATCTCCTTCAAGGAACCATTCTTGCATTCTACGACACTATTCTATTCAAGATTATACGAAACTGTGCACTGTATGCTATACCTTATAAAGCATAAAATTGTTCAAATTGATTGTTAACATATTCACCCCTATTATCTGTACACGAATTCTTGATGAATTTCGTAGATTGTTTCTTTGCAAAagatttgaaatctagaaaattctcaaagacCTTAAAATTTTATTTGAGAAAGTAAGCtcatgtatatctagaaaagtcatcaataaatgtcaagacatatctggCCCTGCTGAAAGATGATTGTGAAAATGGTCCTACCAAGTCACTATATaacaactccaatagttgtgtagctctccatgaTTTGAATTTATCATACTTATCCTCAATATGACTACCAATAATGCATCTGTGGAAAAATCCATCAAAAAATTGAGTAGAAGGCAACACTGAAACATTGTCTTGATGATTGAGCTGTTGCAGGtaatggtagttcaagtggccaaatcgttaatgccacaaacaactcacctcatccgCATGAGTGAGTATGATTGTCAAAGGAGATTtaagaaaaaaatgagaaaactGATATAGTCTAGATTGATGGTCCATTGTTTTCCCATAGAAAAATACACCCATTATGCATTTAATTGATTACCACTATTTCTGTTGTGAGCTCAACTCGCTTGCCAAAACTCTAGTGTGAGTGATCTAATAaaaagataggagattagttgataaatatGGAACACAAAGGAAATCCTCAAAATTTCCTTCACTCACATCAATAGATCCTCTCCCATGCACTTTAAtatgagtgtcatcacccattagtacgAAAGGTATAAAACATGGCTCGAAAGAGGTAaattcatcttttgaagaagccatgtggtgtgaagcacttgAGTCAATGATCCAAGAATTTGATTATGAAGAAACAACAACTAGGGTCTTACCCTTGAACTTTTCCTCTTACTtctatctatgtccttagaagatccttctgatgcaATTTGACTAAATCAAGTACCTTGATATTGTTCTTTTCTagaagatgtgaaaggtgatcaatttgtttctctaaacacttatgttcatcatggccAGACCTCTTAtgataagaacacttgaccttctccttcttaggttgttcaacTTTTGATGAAGCGGCTTGATTATCTGCTATTGAAGTAGcaaattttttatctttcttcttctctccttggcagttttgtttcttatcttgcttactagactctttctatttttttttgtgctttgattttaatttaaggcatgtgacttagagggttttattgtacccatttgaaccaatttgtcccgCTCCCTAGTGAGTACTACtacaaattcatctagagaagacATTTTGAGTGTGGTACCTAGGGAGCATTTTGTAGCataaaatgtagaaacaaacactaaatAGTTAGGACCGAGCTTCTAGAAAGAATGTACTCAAAATTGCTTGTCATCTTTCTTAATTTCACATTGTTCGAACTATAATCTTACAGATTTGAGTTTtatgaagaagtcttgtatagtgtcaAAATGGGTTGGACTCAACCccatgagttcattctccaaccgATTACCTCTTAACTCATCCTTCTTATCAAGGAAGTAAAGTGGTCCACACTCCATTTGGTATAGtggtagattcaatgtgaaaaagaaggttagGGGAGActaacatacatagagtaccaaaggcTTCATCACATTTGATAAACCATTTTATCTTTTTTGCGGTATCCTAAGGTTTAGTTTCGAGTCCCATTGTAACACGATGATATCTggatgtcttttcagatatattatcatcttagattttcattcaaaataattatatgatgTTAAAAGAAGAATtgagatgcatccatgatagtagaaaagaagatcaCAAAGGAtcaagaaaagtgcaagaaagaagacacacaaGACACACCCCCTTTCTATTAGTATAAAAAATCACCCCCAAATATTACGAAGGTTGatactttataattagtgcatttacatggTATTTTAATAGATTACAATAATTTCTAGGGCTCTAATGGCAAAAAATTGTAATTTTTGATATAAATAACTATGattcaaaacatgaaaaaaaatCCTTATAGCTATGTAATATTCTTTAATACCTTTCCAATacttattcatttttgaaaaagagagtttCGAGGTGAAAGCTATGACatgttgaagagaaaaagatacaTCTGAATTACCCTGCAATATTTGATAGACAGTGACAAAATTCTTcaatgaaaactatgtttatgaaAAGTACTCATTTCCAACTTTGTGTTAAGTACTTATTTTTAAAAATCCGACACTTGAGGAAAAATTTATGCAATTTTATAAAAAAGTTATTGAATCTGCTGGCCAAAATGGCTCACACCTGTTCAAACTCAATTTCTACAAAAAATATTGACTTTAAGCAGAAAATAAGAGCTACCCAAATGTTTTTTTGATGCTGGGAAGCAATCCTAGAAATCGATTTTCTAGCGAAAGAGTAGAAGATAGATTTTTTGTGGTCATTCTTTTATCCTCTCCAAATATGATGACCACAAAGAATTTATGAAAACATTAGATGAATATGATTATGGGAAAGTATCTCTAACGTGTTCTTAGTAAAGAAATGATGGATAAAAATAGAGAGGATAAACTATAAGATTACCATCCATGATGATTAAGAAGAGTTCTCAAAagctttaaatatatatatttttttggtatTCTAGCCTATAACAATCATCTCTCAAAAGctttaaatatataatttctttCTATACTAACCTATAAATATGGGCCTGGTCAGTGTTATGAGTGACTGAAGGAAAACATGACTTATGTATAACTGCACAATAAGTTTTACTATTTTTATCAAGATAAAAAATATAGTATAAGGAATTAGGCATGAACACATGAGAATAACTCTGGCTAATTTAGATATGAGAACATTAGTACGATTGCTCTAATCCACTAGAGGTGTTGATGTCTTAATTTAGACAATGCATTTACTAATAGCAAACTTCGGAAACCTAAACACACATGAATCATTTACCTTTGATTTGTTAGCTTTCCTATTGGAAACCAAAGACAAGTCAATCCCTCCATCAATTTACTGGAACGGTTTAATCACTATTTTCCTTATGCAATTTTCAAGCAATTCATCGTTGATCTTAATTTTAAGATCAATACTTTGGCGTGCAGTGAATGGATAAGAAAGAAAATACATATTAAACTTTGGATGGTACAGAAAAATGAATATATGACTTTTTTCATCAGACCTATATAGATTGAGCATTGCCCATTCATCATGAAAGTCATGACTTATAAATAATGGCTCGGACAAAAGTCTTTGAGCACAATTCATTAGAATTGAAACCAAATGGGAAGTAATCCATTTATTATTGATCTGCCCTATCTTGCAACGAATCAGTTATCCAGTTTCATCATCTGTCTAAGGTTAAGAGGGCTCATTACGGAAGAAGAGCCCTCAAAAAACTCGTCGACAATAATTCTGTTGGCCTTCTCAGAGGGGTGGTAATTGTCCCAGAACAAATATGAATCTCTGTTTCTACACAGATTTGAAGCCGCAGTGCAGAGGCCGACTCCATTGTATCTTCCTTGTCCGCAACATGCATTAGTTGTATCCACAAATCCTGACATTATAAACACAGTAAGATTTAGAATACCAGGCATTGTAGATGATAATGATATAAATATATTAACAATAtggtttcatgcagttgtttagtGAATGATTCAAGGTTTACTTAAATTAATAGAGAATTAAAAAATTGGTACCGTCTATTCAGATGCTCTATGACATAGATGGGTATTCCTATCCAACATTCATAGATGATGCCCATCATCCATAAATTACAAAGCTACTGTTTGCCACAAATTTGAGGAGTGTTTTCTAAAGAAAAACAGAAAAGCTGCCGTAAGTAAAATAGTAATAATGTTGGCATTACCGTATGCTGCAGGATTGTTGAACAAGCCCATATTCATAGAGCATTTATCTGCGAAGGTGAAAACCTGAGCAGAAGCCTCAGTGTTGAGTCGATTTACAACAGATCTAACCTGTGAATTAAAAAGCGAAGCATCCCGCTGAAGTTCTGCAGCGCATTCACCATTGCGAGATCTGGTGGCCTTCACTCCAGGAGCACACCCCAATGCCCCTGTTGATGTTACCAGCACCCTTCTGCCTCCCAAGTTGTACAATTGCTGCATAAAAAAAAGTAAGAAAATACATTTCATCAATGTTTCCAAATATACCCAGCAAATCAATTGCAGAAACATAAAATCTGCAAAAGTAGATACAGAGGCTATAACTGAAGAGAGGTTGTAATTTCGATTTTATTTTAAACACTTCAAAGAATGGGCGTGTTAGTAACTTCGAGATTAGGCCCAGAAATTTACCCTGAGAATTTTCTCATATTCTGAGACTATCAACCGAGTGTAATCTGGTAACCTATACTGAATGGATCTGAGTGAGACAGGAGTGAGGTAGTAGTTATTGACGTAATCATTTCCTCCAAGAGTAATCGATATAAGACCCTGTGCAACAAGTCTCTCAGTTTCATTAACTCCAAGGATCTGCGCCACCCTGTTTTTATATTGAACAAAATTCTGCAACTGTCGTGGCATTCTGATAATATTAGCCTGCAAACAAAAGTAATCGTGATTCATTGTCCCTGGTAGAAGCATAAAAACATAAAATGATTCATTAGAATGTAATAAAACGTATTCATACGAATTGCACTCCCGTGTCGTTTAGGATCCCAACGCCTGCAGAAGCAAAATTAGCACCCCTGAGGAATGCGTCCCCATTAAGCGCAGGACTCAAGTACGGTAGAACAGATTCTGCTCCCAGCTTCATGCCTGCAATTCACGCGGTAGCAAATTTAATCTAACAGGgattaaaaaaaatagtgaaatcttttaatttaaataatttaacaaCATGAAATCtgcttagaaaattaaaaaaactgCAGTATAGAATTTTGGAGAGCTTATTAATATTTACTTATAAAATCCGCTATATTGAGTCCATTTGAGAATCGGCCGGTGGGTCTTCCAGTGGGATAATCTATTCCATAAGGATAGCTGTTGGCTCTTGCAGTAGTGGCTATGTAATTGTTGTTGCCACTGTCCACCAGTGAATCTCCAAACACGAAGTATGCAGGCGCTGCTTTTACATCCAAAAAGCAACCTGATAACATGACAAGCAATCCAAGTAATGACCCAACAAGCACTGCCATTGTCTTCTCACTTCTCACAATGTAATTGATTTACACAGATGGGAGATATGGGCATGAAATGACAGTAGCCATTGCTGAATTTATAGTCCTCTGCTGGTCCTCCATActgtatttaatatttatttaacgcGCTTACGCATCTCTTTCTTTAAAGTGATCCAACGCGCTCACCTACACGCGCATAAGCTATAACTCATAACaccaaaaaatttaaattcattttttcttcATTTAGTACTTACAGTTGACGGGTATTATTTACAGAAACGCTCTTTATGGAGAATGCCCCTTAGGAATTTCAACTTGTATAAGGAACCGTGTGGGCTGTGGACTGACACAGCATTTATTCATGACTCTCCCACCATAAATATGCAGTGAACTTATTACCATTTTGACTTCCAAACTGCGGCACTTTAATTGAACCCAGCACAGTTGACATTTGAATGTGCAATCCATTGATAAGTTAAACAAGTTTGACTGCGACCAAGTCAATTTGGGTGCTTGTACAATTACttctttatttgtttatttatttcttcttttggGTGAtggatcatgggtttgatgataaaTGTAAAAAATAGATAGTACCAGAAATAATGCACTTTCTAATAAGTCAACAACAAAAAGCTACATATTCTCTTTTAACAAGGGCCATGTAGTGGAGTCTTTTAACAAGGGCCATGTAGTGGAGTATGtattattgtagtagtaatatGTGTGTTGTGGTTGGTTGGCATTCATTTTATATTGTATCACTACTATTACAATGGAAGGAAATGAACATTATGAACAATCACATGTCTTGAGTCTTGCTTTTAGGTGAGGCCTCTTTAGTCGGttgttagttttatgttttcttgatATGAACAatacatgtgaaaaataatatTGTGTTTAATTAATAtacatattaaatatataattcatctaaatattataatattatgctagaaatattttaatataagacATTTTATGCTATATgagattttattttataatattaagcTATTAAAGATTATATATAACAATAAAGATACATTACATTATACGTCTTAAGTGTAAAGTAATTCTAACTGAATAATAAACTCATTTTAAGTATTAAATTCCTAAAATAAGAAATACTTTTACTTTTGATTGCAATTTATGTATACAATTCAAATTCTAAATATTATTATTGTTTCTACTATATTATCTTTATatctatattatttttatattgtatattatataattttatgctatatgtgattttattttataatattaagcTATTAAAGATTATATATAACAATAAAGATACATTACATTATACGTCTTAAGTGTAAAGTAATTCTAACTGAATAATAAACTCATTTTAAGTATTAAATTTCTAAAATAAGAAATACTTTTACTTTTGATTGCAATTTATGTATACAATTCAAATTCtaaatattattattgtttttactatattatctttatatctatattatttttatattgtatattatataatattataaatatataatataacataatacaaTATTCAAAGAATTTGAGGTGTCATGTATAGTTCTCAACCCCCCAAAGGAGAAGAAGTGTGTGACAAGGCATTAAAGAACTCTATTTTTGTGTCGTTGATTCTTTCAAAATTCATTGTCATCTCAATTTGATCTCATCATTGTGCCCTTAATAATTCTACTGATGATATTAATTCTTATGGTGCATAGAAATTAACCACCAACTCAACTACAAATATTTATGTAAGATAAACAttaataagtaatatttatttaactagctAATGATGATCCCTAAGTTAACTTAAGCAATAGTAAATAATATTTATACTAACAccgccccttaagtgcaacttagggagaaagaTTATTAtgcaaaattcaatatgcatctcttacaaatagagaaaaggagaaaatctcatgggacaaaactcctcttgCTTTTTTTGGAGAAATCTATCAATTAATTCATCATGGAACAAAACTTAGCTAGTAGATTGATTCATCATTCAAGTGATATTTATTATAAGTATGCCACAATGATCTCTCCTATATCTATCTTTATCAGACTTGATATAGAGGAAGTTATGGTATTAATCACAACCCAAAGTTATGTGACATGATTTATTTTTTGCTGCCCTCAATGACTGCCCAAAGTGTAGACATATACATTAGGCTTCTAATATGTATTGATTAATCCATTTATGATATATGAGGTAGAGTACCTATAAAATTAGGATATTTACATCACAATTAGAAACTAGTACTACCTTCCTTCAATAAGTAACAAAAACTTGTGTTTCTTTTAAATTCATCTCCATAATGGATCCTCTCTAGTGGATCTTCACTTAAATTTTTACCTTTAATTTCCTATCAACATATCCATTGATTTCTTATGGATGCAAATGCTAGttattaaatataaatcattaatattgatatcaaaatcatttttttttgtaattctttggttgcatatatagatatattttTGAAATTTATGTATACTTTTTTCTATTTTCCACATATGTAAGATATAAAATTTTATGTCTAGTAAAAACTTTATATTCCttataaaatagaaaacaaataataatttaacaaaatattaaaaaaaaaatcttacttGAAAGTTGCTATCTTCCAAAAATTTCATCTTATGGTGactttattaattattaaaataacgCCTCATTCTTTGCTGGCTATCATCTAATATTGCataggggagagggaccaatagTCATATGGgctaactttgtcaacatgtagctaTTACATGAAATATCGTGACACCTctattttttagaaatgtaaaatggatctgtctacaactaaggtttggaggtgtgactcatcatgcaactcaTCAAAATAGCATGTCTAGTGCAAAGTTTTCTATAAATGATTTTTAAAAGGTCCGAtgaaaacttaatctaaaaatccctagTAGCTGAATAAAAAGTATCATTTGTTGATAGTATAATTTCATATTTCTATTTAAATATAACTTATATTAAACTTAAATAGACCAAATACCTGTTAGTAATCATTAATTtttgttatctctaacttttatatccaacacaaatggaccaatagttgaaTACAAAAAACTATTTGTTATGAAAAAAGCTCATTTTTgtataaaatacaacttatatccaACACATAGTTGGACCAATTATTGAACACATATTGTGCTCACCTTTTATATTTAGATACTTTAATGCATACACATTGTACATGCTGGAATAATATTTTTTGCTATGATAACAATACTTATTTAAATGAGCATCTTATTTTATAAGTGACATACTTATAATGGTTagttataaaatattattatgataACAATAATTATTTAAATGAGCATCTTATTTTATAAGTGACATACTTATAATGGCTAGTTATAATATTTTACTTGAAAcgaaaaaaataaatatttcatttgttCTGATTAGATAAAATCGAGAGAGGCTCAAACCATTACATAACCATTACATAGGTGAGAAAGTGAGAAAAAAACTATGGGACTCACGTGAGAGCCTAAAACCCAAATACCAACTGCCAAAGAGGAACAAAACCTAGCAGGCACCCAAAACCAGACACCACAAAACCCAAAGATAGATGAGACTGAGACAAATAGAGCAAAAAACACGTAGAACCACCCCCACCAAAGGAATGAATTGATGCCCTACTTGGTGGGGGGCTTCTCAATCTTCCAGTCCTGATTCATAGCCTTCATCTTATTGGAAAAGGAGAGTCTCTTGTTAGATCCTTTACCAGACAAAAT from Cryptomeria japonica chromosome 3, Sugi_1.0, whole genome shotgun sequence harbors:
- the LOC131053429 gene encoding GDSL esterase/lipase LTL1; this encodes MAVLVGSLLGLLVMLSGCFLDVKAAPAYFVFGDSLVDSGNNNYIATTARANSYPYGIDYPTGRPTGRFSNGLNIADFISMKLGAESVLPYLSPALNGDAFLRGANFASAGVGILNDTGVQFANIIRMPRQLQNFVQYKNRVAQILGVNETERLVAQGLISITLGGNDYVNNYYLTPVSLRSIQYRLPDYTRLIVSEYEKILRQLYNLGGRRVLVTSTGALGCAPGVKATRSRNGECAAELQRDASLFNSQVRSVVNRLNTEASAQVFTFADKCSMNMGLFNNPAAYGFVDTTNACCGQGRYNGVGLCTAASNLCRNRDSYLFWDNYHPSEKANRIIVDEFFEGSSSVMSPLNLRQMMKLDN